The following proteins come from a genomic window of Rutidosis leptorrhynchoides isolate AG116_Rl617_1_P2 chromosome 10, CSIRO_AGI_Rlap_v1, whole genome shotgun sequence:
- the LOC139872594 gene encoding uncharacterized protein, with amino-acid sequence MQKMDSTGTDGDEERQHSHVVELVASTEPSDSADEDQITPLLTQSDKPKINIFTVSYPRRKANKEQIARLIETEISPFTQFVMWLWTGSRYSGLLCTVLSASIYCVMEVLLDVGSAQAIPLFEIAFTRCVIISILSFMWLRRSGEPIFGPGNVRNLLVSRALTGCISLLTFIYCIHRLPLSQAMILSFTTPIMASVAARFILHENLKIAEVAGIAISFFGVLFILGSGTSIEGISVSKGPHIHGVGHVFAVLIGLVSSGAGGVSYCLVRAGAKACDQPVGTIFSFGLLSTTAAAICMITTEDFVLPSFYSFILMIVLSILAFFAELFLARGLQLEKTNKVANIQYLEIALFQLWGMGSSRVVVSFGKLVGCFLVLVSACCTVYFGPEKEME; translated from the exons ATGCAAAAAATGGATTCCACAGGTACTGACGGTGATGAAGAACGACAACATTCTCATGTGGTGGAATTAGTAGCATCTACCGAACCTTCCGATTCAGCTGATGAAGACCAGATTACGCCTCTTTTAACGCAATCAGACAAacctaaaatcaatatatttaccgTTTCCTACCCTAGGCGAAAAGCTAATAAG GAGCAAATTGCAAGATTAATTGAAACGGAGATATCGCCGTTTACACAGTTTGTTATGTGGTTATGGACTGGATCTAGGTACTCTGGTTTGTTATGTACGGTGTTATCGGCGTCTATATACTGTGTGATGGAAGTTCTTCTCGATGTTGGCTCTG CTCAAGCAATTCCTCTTTTTGAGATAGCATTCACAAGATGTGTCATTATTTCAATATTGTCGTTTATGTGGTTAAGAAGAAGCGGAGAACCAATATTTGGACCTGGAAACGTCAGAAATCTTTTAGTTTCAAGGGCTCTTACTGGATGTATATCTTTGTTAACTTTCATTTACTG TATTCACAGATTACCTCTATCTCAAGCTATGATATTAAGCTTTACAACTCCAATAATGGCCTCAGTGGCTGCGCGATTCATTTTGCATGAGAATTTGAAAATAGCTGAAGTAGCAG GTATTGCTATCAGTTTCTTTGGTGTGCTTTTTATACTTGGATCCGGTACCAGCATAGAAG GAATATCTGTATCTAAAGGTCCACATATCCATGGAGTAGGCCATGTATTTGCGGTTTTGATTGGTTTAGTGTCATCAGGAGCTGGTGGAGTGAGTTACTGCCTTGTAAGGGCCGGAGCAAAGGCCTGTGACCAACCTGT GGGTACAATATTTTCGTTTGGTCTTCTGTCTACTACTGCTGCAGCAATATGCATGATTACCACTGAA GACTTTGTGTTGCCTAGCTTCTATTCATTCATTCTTATGATTGTCCTGAGCATACTGGCCTTTTTTGCCGAG TTATTTCTGGCACGTGGTCTTCAACTTGAAAAAACAAACAAAGTTGCGAATATTCAGTACCTTGAG ATTGCGTTATTCCAGTTATGGGGCATGGGATCATCCCGGGTTGTGGTGTCATTTGGTAAACTTGTTGGATGCTTTCTTGTATTAGTTTCAGCTTGTTGTACTGTATATTTTGGACCAGAAAAAGAAATGGAGTAA